A window from Theobroma cacao cultivar B97-61/B2 chromosome 3, Criollo_cocoa_genome_V2, whole genome shotgun sequence encodes these proteins:
- the LOC18604806 gene encoding UDP-glycosyltransferase 83A1 isoform X1, which translates to MARKPHVLAIPFPAQGHVAPFMKLALQIAANGVKITFVNSESVHERIMASVSADIEEQSLISLVSIPDALESRGAQRNAVNFTKRAQKGMPGSLKNLIEKINQSNINEQITCVLADTTAVWALEVAKEMGIGRIAVQVAGPAVLALSLQIPQLLGAGILDNDGILVKGESISLSKEIPTWSRSDIPWSSSDPEMQKAIFGLSCTLPKIVGFTNLILSNTFYELDASALKLVPNILPIGPLHARNYMGTFAGNFWPEDSICISWLDQQTAGSVIYVAFGSTGKFSPQQVDELALGLELTGHPFLWVVRSNLSNGSVTKFPEGFIERIADRGKIVEWGPQEKVLAHPSVACFVSHCGWNSTLEGLSKGIPFLCWPYFTDQLHNKSYICDVWRIGLGVDPDENGIITRHEISTKIKAVLSSDAIKANALHLKELARKSINEGGSSYKNFKSFIEQIKGV; encoded by the exons ATGGCTAGAAAACCACATGTACTGGCTATACCCTTCCCAGCACAAGGCCATGTGGCGCCTTTCATGAAGTTGGCCCTCCAAATTGCTGCTAATGGAGTGAAAATCACATTCGTTAATTCAGAGTCTGTACATGAAAGAATTATGGCTTCAGTATCAGCGGACATCGAAGAGCAAAGCCTGATAAGTCTAGTTTCAATTCCTGATGCTTTAGAATCAAGGGGTGCTCAAAGAAATGCTGTTAATTTCACAAAAAGGGCACAGAAAGGTATGCCGGGTTCATTGAAGAACttgattgagaaaataaaCCAGTCTAACATCAATGAGCAAATCACTTGTGTTTTAGCTGATACAACGGCTGTGTGGGCACTGGAAGTGGCCAAGGAAATGGGGATCGGGCGAATTGCAGTTCAAGTTGCTGGACCAGCAGTTTTGGCCCTCTCACTACAAATTCCACAGCTACTTGGGGCTGGAATTCTGGATAACGATG GAATTCTAGTGAAAGGCGAATCAATCTCATTATCAAAGGAAATCCCTACCTGGAGTAGGTCAGATATTCCATGGAGCAGCAGTGATCCAGAAATGCAGAAAGCTATATTTGGACTTTCTTGTACCTTACCCAAAATTGTTGGATTTACCAACTTGATTCTTTCCAACACATTTTATGAACTAGATGCATCAGCCTTGAAATTGGTTCCTAACATCTTACCTATAGGCCCGTTACATGCCAGAAACTATATGGGAACTTTTGCTGGAAACTTTTGGCCTGAGGACTCAATTTGCATAAGCTGGCTTGATCAACAAACTGCAGGCTCTGTCATCTATGTTGCATTCGGTAGCACAGGAAAATTTAGCCCACAACAAGTAGATGAACTGGCACTTGGTCTTGAACTCACTGGCCATCCATTTTTATGGGTAGTCAGATCCAACCTTTCAAATGGATCAGTTACTAAATTTCCTGAAGGATTCATAGAAAGAATAGCTGATCGTGGAAAAATTGTTGAATGGGGGCCTCAGGAAAAGGTGTTAGCTCACCCTTCTGTTGCTTGTTTCGTAAGCCATTGTGGATGGAATTCCACTCTGGAGGGTTTAAGCAAGGGGATACCCTTCCTATGTTGGCCTTACTTCACTGATCAGTTACATAATAAAAGCTATATTTGTGACGTTTGGAGGATTGGTTTGGGAGTTGACCCAGATGAAAATGGAATCATAACAAGGCACGAAATTagtacaaaaataaaagcagTGCTCTCGTCTGATGCTATAAAAGCAAACGCCCTGCACCTAAAGGAGCTTGCCAGAAAGAGTATCAATGAAGGCGGGTCTTCCTACAAGAATTTCAAGAGCTTTATTGAACAGATAAAGGGTGTCTAG
- the LOC18604806 gene encoding UDP-glycosyltransferase 83A1 isoform X2, whose translation MARKPHVLAIPFPAQGHVAPFMKLALQIAANGVKITFVNSESVHERIMASVSADIEEQSLISLVSIPDALESRGAQRNAVNFTKRAQKADTTAVWALEVAKEMGIGRIAVQVAGPAVLALSLQIPQLLGAGILDNDGILVKGESISLSKEIPTWSRSDIPWSSSDPEMQKAIFGLSCTLPKIVGFTNLILSNTFYELDASALKLVPNILPIGPLHARNYMGTFAGNFWPEDSICISWLDQQTAGSVIYVAFGSTGKFSPQQVDELALGLELTGHPFLWVVRSNLSNGSVTKFPEGFIERIADRGKIVEWGPQEKVLAHPSVACFVSHCGWNSTLEGLSKGIPFLCWPYFTDQLHNKSYICDVWRIGLGVDPDENGIITRHEISTKIKAVLSSDAIKANALHLKELARKSINEGGSSYKNFKSFIEQIKGV comes from the exons ATGGCTAGAAAACCACATGTACTGGCTATACCCTTCCCAGCACAAGGCCATGTGGCGCCTTTCATGAAGTTGGCCCTCCAAATTGCTGCTAATGGAGTGAAAATCACATTCGTTAATTCAGAGTCTGTACATGAAAGAATTATGGCTTCAGTATCAGCGGACATCGAAGAGCAAAGCCTGATAAGTCTAGTTTCAATTCCTGATGCTTTAGAATCAAGGGGTGCTCAAAGAAATGCTGTTAATTTCACAAAAAGGGCACAGAAAG CTGATACAACGGCTGTGTGGGCACTGGAAGTGGCCAAGGAAATGGGGATCGGGCGAATTGCAGTTCAAGTTGCTGGACCAGCAGTTTTGGCCCTCTCACTACAAATTCCACAGCTACTTGGGGCTGGAATTCTGGATAACGATG GAATTCTAGTGAAAGGCGAATCAATCTCATTATCAAAGGAAATCCCTACCTGGAGTAGGTCAGATATTCCATGGAGCAGCAGTGATCCAGAAATGCAGAAAGCTATATTTGGACTTTCTTGTACCTTACCCAAAATTGTTGGATTTACCAACTTGATTCTTTCCAACACATTTTATGAACTAGATGCATCAGCCTTGAAATTGGTTCCTAACATCTTACCTATAGGCCCGTTACATGCCAGAAACTATATGGGAACTTTTGCTGGAAACTTTTGGCCTGAGGACTCAATTTGCATAAGCTGGCTTGATCAACAAACTGCAGGCTCTGTCATCTATGTTGCATTCGGTAGCACAGGAAAATTTAGCCCACAACAAGTAGATGAACTGGCACTTGGTCTTGAACTCACTGGCCATCCATTTTTATGGGTAGTCAGATCCAACCTTTCAAATGGATCAGTTACTAAATTTCCTGAAGGATTCATAGAAAGAATAGCTGATCGTGGAAAAATTGTTGAATGGGGGCCTCAGGAAAAGGTGTTAGCTCACCCTTCTGTTGCTTGTTTCGTAAGCCATTGTGGATGGAATTCCACTCTGGAGGGTTTAAGCAAGGGGATACCCTTCCTATGTTGGCCTTACTTCACTGATCAGTTACATAATAAAAGCTATATTTGTGACGTTTGGAGGATTGGTTTGGGAGTTGACCCAGATGAAAATGGAATCATAACAAGGCACGAAATTagtacaaaaataaaagcagTGCTCTCGTCTGATGCTATAAAAGCAAACGCCCTGCACCTAAAGGAGCTTGCCAGAAAGAGTATCAATGAAGGCGGGTCTTCCTACAAGAATTTCAAGAGCTTTATTGAACAGATAAAGGGTGTCTAG